In the Acanthopagrus latus isolate v.2019 chromosome 23, fAcaLat1.1, whole genome shotgun sequence genome, one interval contains:
- the hoxb5a gene encoding homeobox protein Hox-B5a: MSSYFVNSFSGRYPNGPDYQLLNYGASSGAMNGGTYRDSSSATMHHATGSYGYSYNGMDLTVTNRGGGSGGAANTGGHFGGGSVVGDSLGFGSAAPERSFRQPPSCSLASAADSLLSTGNGETKLGARSSSPRSEQPGSGNLSSPNLSSTSSGGGGGGGTAQRFTELDDVSPETEDLQHNRDAGHSSNPPPRSGHQQVVQKQEGGPAGSATGSTTGSEAQPPQIFPWMRKLHISHDMTGPDGKRARTAYTRYQTLELEKEFHFNRYLTRRRRIEIAHALCLTERQIKIWFQNRRMKWKKDNKLKSMSLATAGSAFQP; this comes from the exons ATGAGCTCTTACTTTGTAAACTCGTTCTCGGGGCGCTACCCAAATGGCCCCGACTATCAACTGCTAAATTATGGAGCCAGCAGCGGCGCAATGAACGGCGGGACGTACAGGGACTCTTCCTCAGCCACCATGCACCATGCGACGGGCTCTTACGGCTACAGCTACAATGGTATGGACCTGACCGTCACCAACCGAGGAGGGGGGAGCGGCGGCGCCGCCAACACCGGAGGACACTTCGGGGGCGGCTCGGTCGTAGGGGACTCCCTGGGCTTCGGCTCCGCCGCACCGGAGAGGAGCTTCAGACAGCCGCCCAGCTGCTCACTCGCTTCTGCGGCAGACTCCCTCCTGTCAACCGGTAATGGAGAAACCAAGCTGGGCGCCCGGAGCTCGTCTCCCCGCTCGGAGCAACCAGGAAGCGGTAATCTCAGCTCTCCAAACCTGTCCTCCACGTCCtccggcggcggcggcggcggcggcacgGCGCAGCGATTCACGGAGCTGGACGACGTGTCGCCAGAGACCGAGGACTTGCAGCACAACCGGGACGCCGGCCACAGCAGCAACCCGCCGCCCAGGAGCGGGCACCAGCAAGTTGTGCAGAAGCAGGAGGGCGGCCCGGCGGGATCAGCCACCGGCAGCACGACGGGCAGCGAGGCTCAGCCACCACAGATATTCCCCTGGATGAGAAAGCTGCACATTAGCCATG ATATGACGGGCCCAGACGGGAAACGGGCGCGGACGGCGTACACCCGCTACCAGACTCTGGAGCTCGAGAAGGAGTTCCACTTCAACCGGTACCTCACGCGGCGGCGGCGGATCGAGATCGCGCACGCGCTCTGCCTCACGGAGCGGCAGATCAAGATCTGGTTCCAGAACCGGAGGATGAAGTGGAAGaaggacaacaaactgaaaagcaTGAGCCTCGCCACCGCCGGCAGTGCCTTCCAACCCtag